GAGACAGGAAGCAACCCTGAAGCCGTGTACAGTATGGTTGAAAATCACATGGGTGAAATACGTATTCATGCTGCAAGTGACATGGTTCTTGAATAACAATACAGCTTTAATAAACTGCTTCTTATTATGCCACATATCTGAAATGTGGATGAGAGATCCCAAGAATAGATAGTTAGCTAACTCAGAATGTACTCTTCACTACCAGAGACGTACATAACAACAACGATGAGTCAGGAAGATAAGCCCACGACTGACTCAGGAACACCCGATACTGAGCCTGCGCTGCTTCATGACTGCACAAGCTTGCTGTCAAAAGGTGTTTCATTGGGTGATTCTCACGAAACATGACaaaaaagaaaaataaacattttccaCAACAATTCCTCTTGGATCACTAATATTAGGATCTGTACTAATCTATTTCATAATTATTGTTATGTTTATTGTTCATATATTATGCATTTTACCACAATTACCAACGCAAAAATTCTCATTACCACAATAGTTTATGTCCAAGTGCAAAAAAGCTAAACAAATCaatttgtaatatatatataaaaaaaatgttttacattccTCACCTAATAAAAAGGCCATGACactgaaaaaaatatgaaaaaatgtATTAACATTTATTTAGCAATAACTCATTACCGCAACACAAACCATTTTCTGAATCTTGCTTTTATCATAATTACTTGTGTAtacatgttgttgtttatgtacacATATTTGTATAAAGAACAAAAAGGCACACTAATCAGATTAAGCCAAAATTACTAAAGTATAGATTTGATTATTTTCCTAAATATCGGCGCAATAAGGAAATGATAAGCAGGTTTCGTTAATGAGTGCTTTATAGTTTGCCATTGAAAACCTGTACTGAGCTCTATTAGAGATTCAGTAACCCAATAACATCAAACTGTGTCAGTTGATAATCCTAAATGATTTGCATAAAACTAAAATCACTGATCAAAATGCAATTGACTAAAATACCCCTTATTTTAGCCTAAGTATAAGGACTGTAATTATGTGCATGTATCTTCAAAAGTCAAAAATGGACTTGAGCATTAAAAAAAGTGACTTAAATGTAACATTTCCAAGGTCTTTACAGGTAATATTGCTGTATAAGTACACGGATGTGTGTGGTTCGTTAGATGTATTTGTAAATTGAATGGGATGGCATAACATGATATGCCTAAAGTATCTAAATACGTAAGATATGGACCAAAAACTGTCTTGGGATATCAAACAACAGTATAAGTAAGTGCTAAAACAGGTACAGTTGTCAACATGGGGaataaccaaatcaaatcaaagtgtatttgtcaagtgcgctgaatacaacagttgtagaccttacagtgaaatgctgacttaccggctctaaccaatagtgcaaaaaaggtattaggtgaacaataggtaagtaaagaaataaaacaacagtaaaaagacaggctatatacagtagcgaggctacatacagacaccggttagtcaggctgattgaggtagtatgtacatgtagatatggttaaagtgactatgcatatatgataaacagagagtagcagtagcgtaaaagaggcaGTTTCTCTTTGCTGAAAAACAAACTCCAGATTGTAAGTAAATGAAATGGGGTTTAAACCTATATTTCTTGACTACCCCCTACCTAATCAAATAGCTGTTTTACAAATAATCCATACAATAGGTGTAAGCAGTGGTCCTATTAAATAATGAAAGCTACCAGCACAGCACACCCATTGATTATACATTAGAAtgagtttattattattattaccgaaATTAAAAATCTCACCTAGAAATGATGCGGTaatgagaaatgtgtgtttggtaatcaaataaaattgtatgtgtcacatgcgccgaatacaaactggtgtagaccttacagtgaaatgctgaatacaaacaggtgtagaccttacagtgaaatgcttacttacttacttacaagccaacaatgcagttttaagaaaaatatctaaaaatgaaaaagtaacaaataattaaagagcagcagcaaaATAACAAGAAGGGCCCTTAGCTCAATCTGCAAGTAATAGGAGACTGCCATTATGAATCAGCAAACAATTGACCACATCAGTAAAGCCCATTCATGCCTCCATGTTGATAAGGTAATGTTCTTTATCCCAATTTCAGCATTTTAGTCATTTCGGTAATGAGAAAGTTAAGTGTTGTAGAGAGGGTGTTTGAGAATACGATCCTCATTGTGAAGGTATATAAACTCAGATAAAGACTGCTCCTCTAGTCTAGATGATGTATCATGGGTGAATAACACTATTTTAATAAAGatcttttttaatatatttttttccagCAACTTGAAAAAGTGTTATGGTAATGAGTGTTTTTATataataaatattatagtttaatgtaAACTTATATTAacgttaaaatatatatataatttatgttggagtgtgcccctggttatccGTAAATAAGAAAATGACGCCGTCTGCTTTGTTTAATATAGGGaaattgaaatgatttatacttttactttcgaCACTGTGTCATATAGGCATCTTAGTCTGCAGAATGATAGAAAACCATGATGCATCTGTAACAAAATAACTCAATTTGCTACTGCCATTTACTAAAACTGGTTTCATGAGAATCACCGAATTGATGAGTAGGTAACCCCAACTACTGTACCTATTAACGTTATAGTGTTGTTCTGATGCAATTTTATTGTAGAGAATGAAATCTGAGGGTTCCCATTTCGTAAATGCAGCTAGATATTACACAGGACATTTAGCTAGATATAGAGATGAATAGCTGGCAAATGAAATGGCGATGATGATGATAACAAAATGCCAAACAGTAGCCAGCTAGCCTAGCCAGCTAGCCtgttaccgttagctagctatccaCTGGGATGGGTTGTGTTGTTGACATCAATTGTTCTGAATTATTAAACTAAACTACGAAGAAATAGACCGGTTTGAGCAAACACGCACCATATTCAATATTACTACATGTGACTGCATTAATTTAAGGCGTAAAATCGTTTTCGTTACCTCATTTTGTACCGTGTTATAAATCGTAGCTTGCCCAGGTTTGCATCTGAGATTTGACGTATTGTGAACACTTGCTTGTTGAGGCGCATCCCATTTTCCAGTCCGGGGTAATAATTAGTCCAAACGGTTGCAAACAGTTGCATTTTGCAACAAACCCGAGATTATATTTTGGACAAATTCAAGGTAGGTCGCGCCCCGTTTCATTCCGTTGGCCTCCGTTatagaaacgttttgcaacagaattggcGTAATGAATACAGCCCTGAGTCCAGTCGCGACGCTTGGTCCTAAAGCCCGCGGTGATCCACCCATCCCTGGTCCATCTATTTATTTTGCTGTCAGATTTGGTCCATGCTCTGTGAGTCTGGATACTTCGACATGTTCAAATAGTCCTGCTTTGACTGTATATATTCTctatttaaataaaaacattttttaacgtTTTATCGTTGAAGAAAATAATGTGAAATTGCACAGTCAGTGTGTGATTCCACTCCAGAACTGTAGATGGTAGTAATGCAGCAAgagcttttttatttattttacctttatttaactaggcaagtcagttttttttattatttattttttatttgagaaaAATCAGTATACATACAAGAAGTATACAAACAGACAATGATAACATATGCTAGAGGGTACAACAAATGACAGATTATACAAAGACCTTAAAAGATGCACACATATTGATTGTTTTAACAGCTTTCTTATTAAAATAATGTATAATGGTCTTAATGTATTGCTCGAGTTCCTTCTAGAAAACACAGAAGGGTGGTTTTCTATTAGTGAATTTACATTTATGAATATTCAATTTTTCCATTAGCACAATTAGATTTATAAGGTCAAATTGTTTTTCTTGATCTTTATTATGGTTAAGGAAACCCGAGCAGCACATTCTCCCATAAAAAAACAAAAGTCATCAAGAATATTAACAATTATAAAACTGTGAATATCTTTCCATAATTGTTTTACATGTAGACAATGCCAAAATAAATGTGAAACTGTTTCTGGATGCTCAACACAAAAAGTACAGTCAATGTTAATGTCTTTTTTGAGTTTCTTCAGGTAATGATTGGCAGGGTAATACTTATGGATCATTCTGAAAGAGACCTCTTTGACCTTGTTAACAAGCAAGTATTTGTGTGGAAATAACCAGACTTTTTTCCAACAGATATTAGTGACCAATGTATTCCCGTAACTTGTGACATAAGGAATGGATACAATATCCCTTTGAAATAAAGCACGTATAGAcctactaggcaagtcagttaaagaacaaattcagATTTTCAGTGACGGcttagaaacagtgggttaactgccttgttcaggggcagaacgacagatttttaccctgtcggctcggggattcaatatTGCAaccttactagtccaacgctctaccgACTGAATTACCCTGGACTGGTGGGGTATAATACATGGCTAAATAACGTCCAGTACCTGGAGGATACACAAGCACGGCCACAGGAGAGGAAGCCGGCTTTATGACCTTCACTGCATGCTACAATTTCTACCTGGCCCTGGAGAACAGCCTGTGTCAGGTAAGAgattgagaggagagggaggagtagcACGGGAGTGCTGGAAAAAAATACACAATTACGTTTTTTTAGGCCTAAATAAAAAGAGAGCgaaattcattcatgattatccataatcatggtagcatccacattaatttaATAGTGTTAATTGAACATCAAGATAAAAAGTAGAGTTTTTTTTAGCTTGACCTTCAATTAATGATTTTATCATTGTTTTAGACATCCtttgtgttttgttatttgaTTCATCTCTTATACAATAGGAattgaatggtgaataatgtactgtgccattttggagtcacttttattttaattaagaatagaagatgtttcttaACACTAtaacattcatgtggatgctaccatgattatggataatcgtGAATtcattgtgaataatgatgagtgaaaaAGTTACAGAGGAGGAAAgatcataccccccaaaaaatgataaccttgtcacaccctgatctggttcacctgtctttgtgattgtctccacctccctccaggtgtcgcccatcttccccattatcccctgtgtatttatacctgtgttctctgtttgtctgttgccagtttgttttgttttgtcaagcctaccagtgggtttgcctctgttcctgtctctcgatTGTGCCTggtttctagttttcccggttttgacctttctgcctgccccgtcctgtacctttgcccaacctatctggattactgacctctgcctgcccttgacctgtattttgcctgcccctgttggattaataaactgttgttacttggacgttgtctgcatctgggtctcatctGAAACGTGAtaaacctcccctgttattgataaaggtgagaggttagcatttatGGGGGGTATGAACTTTgttcctctgtaactttctccctCATCATTATgccaaataaaaggtgacattctgtactgttgcctcatataaaacatttgatctctaatacaaaatgctggagtatagagtcaCATTTAAAATATGGAGGGGAGTGTACATAAACAATTATATTTGTTTGTGATGAATTTACTTCTACCGGGTGAAGACTATCGCACTGAGAATTTGAGCAAAATGTAAAAGAATGTAAAAAACTACAAGGGTGAGGGGGTAGTCACTTCCTGCTTACTTTCATAGCATATTGCATTTCATTGTTTTCGTCTCTTTCATTTCATTGTTGTAAAGAATGAATTTTAAattcactttaaataaagttacaATTTGATTTCCTCCAGCACTACATGACAGAGAAGCTATGGCGCCCTCTCCACCAGGGCTGTGTACCAGTCTACCGCGGCTCCTCGTCAGCAGCCGACTGGATGCCCAACCACCGCTCTGTCATCCTTATCAATGACTTCCCATCACCTCAGGACCTAGCCAAGTTCCTCAAGGCGCTGGATGAGAACGATGAAGAGTACGTTAAGTAGTTAGTTTAAGAAGCCGAGCCACGTTACCAGCCTGTTAGAGGCTCAGGGCGTGGGGCGTGAAAGACATGAGCAAACCCAACTACCTCAACGGCTTTGAGTGCTATGTCTGTGACCAGGAGAATACCAGACTGGCAGCTAAACGGGCTTATAGGAAAGACCCAGAGAAGAGCCCGCCCCCCCAGACTAAGCTGGCCAATAATTCTCATTGGGGATGTCCTCTACCCAGCCCAGGATTTAGAGACCGTCAGGACCGACACACCAATGACAGGTAGGTACCACCAGTCTCTGAAATCTTTTGCTTTATCTTTGTGTAAATTGTAGGCTTGACCCTTATAGTACTGTATGACAGTGTACTGTTTGCAGTGAGAGATATTCCCCCATTGAGTGAGTGTCTTAAAATCCACACacaagtgttttttttctcctaAGATTTCAAATAAACTGCTGTGCTTAGTAGCCTGATTTATTTGGGTGTTTTTCCAGCTTGGTCCAGATGTGGCCGCAGGACTACTGGCAGAGCCTAGATCAGGCTGAAGGATTGGAGTCACCTATcagatgtcatgacgttggcctgtgggtaaggtttatgaccccccccccccataaatacctttctcccttcccctctctgagtctactgaaggacttgaatagcctgtgttaaatatagagagtctgggaacatcaaacaaatggggaaaaggaaccatattttgttaataaaaccagttggaaatatgcttgataacgtaatgagtatggatttcatttcagttgtcatctgagacattatgattgatgacaggacgacataaactgtacctgagaaagtatacgccctctagttatcagagtcacatggaatcgttatgcaattgaaatgtttgatattgaaaatgtttgttaggagatgaaatgtaattttagcttccaaatgagagaattggggtttcataaggaaagtgccctgctccatcagtggcccaaccctgtgaagagacaggggttataaacgatgaaacacctccctccccctctccactatataagcctttgacgaaaagataaccacgttgttccagtacgggaggtctgcagcctctacgttagaaggacacacatgtcaaggacagaactaagccaacctcggcgtgagctctggtatgaactggtatgaactttgagcttattcactacagaagtgctacttcctagccgttgagttagcagcggccgctgtaacgtgggctaggaaaggacggacgacggatccagtctaacagacggacgaagataccaccacgtatccaatttaccaccagagacattcttgcgaggacaggaaggtctgttggccaacccggccagcatctacgaccaatctaccgaagcgcagctcagagtaaatatttattgcattttccttttccaaatgggcggtaatttagaatgcataagataatgtatttacgatagcatagctgctgtttctgtgttcctaaatcttcccgctctttcattcaagcccaaccccttttcctttgtgtaaccagctttcatacaggttccgtccaccaggacgttttctgtatgacatcattgtattctgtgtatttgtaattctgtgtgattagttaggtatttagtaaataaataattaaacccaattttgtattgctgattcaacttgttagccagggttcgtgaagataaccaagaatttacaactttcattatgagactgaaaataaaacaagggttaatattgactgctatcgatgtaaaatattacaaagtattttaagagtttattcggaagataacggctctataaacgttcttccgtggtgccccgactttctagttaattacatttacatgattagcttaatcaggtaatattaattacagagaaatcattttataagttagcatgtcatatcacttaatccggcatagccaaagacacgacacagacATAACGAGTCGGACCCTGCACTGCTCTGGCATCACATCCAGGAGATGTCTATGAGGAGGGCCAAAGGAGGACAGGCATAACTAGTCGaaccctgcactgcagaggaacCACATACAGGACGAAAGCCAGAGGTAACTGAAAAAGTTCCTTATAGACAGTATTTTTGGACAGGAAGAGCACAAGGAAAGAAAGACATGTATTTGGACATGTCCAGAGACTTGCACCCCTAAACCAGTGAGTGGGGCAAACCAGAGAGATGTGGACCAGCAATGCTTGGAGAATCTACCATAATGTTAATGAACTGTTACTGAACTAGAGATGATCAACTGTTACTGAACTAGAGATGATGAACTGTTACTGAACTAGAGATTATCAACTGTTACTGAACTGGAGATGATCAAATGTTACTGAACTAGAGATGATCAAATGTTACTGAACTAGAGATGATCAACTGTTACTGAACTGGAGAAGAAGAATAATACAGTATAGTTTTTATGCCATCCACTTGAGGTGTTTGGTAGCCGCATCTGTGGCACCCAAGGGCCTAATGTATCTCCAAGTAACAGTAGATCAGTAGATATTTATTTTACCCCTCTCTGCAATGAAAAACTTTGtgcaatatattttatattgttcTACAGGTCTCAAACCTGTCGCCATAACTGCTCTTTTCGCCAATATTTTCAACCCTCAATCATTTACAAAAAATGGTATACTCTATATTTATATAATGTTTATGTAAATCtgtttttattgtt
The sequence above is drawn from the Salmo salar chromosome ssa05, Ssal_v3.1, whole genome shotgun sequence genome and encodes:
- the LOC106604245 gene encoding alpha-(1,3)-fucosyltransferase 11-like — protein: MTFTACYNFYLALENSLCQHYMTEKLWRPLHQGCVPVYRGSSSAADWMPNHRSVILINDFPSPQDLAKFLKALDENDEEYVK